In Desulfosporosinus sp. Sb-LF, the following are encoded in one genomic region:
- a CDS encoding alpha-hydroxy-acid oxidizing protein, which translates to MNIKTVRETAREKLKGYCRVCPECNGKACAGEVPGMGGMGTGASFKNNVEALAAFRLNLRTLHSVKKPDTKCKLFGQELSTPILAAPITGNNFNMGGALNEEEWAEAIIQGCLTEGSLGCTGDAPDPAMYNTGAGVVAKAQGRGIPFIKPRELDEVPKYLRRAEEAGAVAVGMDIDAAGLVTIAVGPKTKEEMKTIISSTSLPFIIKGIMTVDEAIIAIEAGAAGIVVSNHGGRVLDHTPGTAEVVSEIVAIVDGRIPVIVDGGVRSGTDVLKMLALGADAVLIGRPLVIAAYGGGAEGVALAIRRMTKELKQAMLLTGCATLDDINLNVLS; encoded by the coding sequence ATGAACATAAAAACAGTTCGTGAAACTGCGCGAGAAAAACTCAAGGGATATTGTCGGGTATGTCCAGAATGTAATGGTAAAGCCTGTGCCGGGGAAGTACCAGGTATGGGAGGAATGGGGACAGGTGCATCCTTCAAAAATAACGTGGAAGCACTGGCAGCGTTTCGCCTAAATCTGAGGACGCTTCATAGTGTTAAGAAACCGGATACCAAGTGCAAACTTTTTGGTCAAGAACTTTCAACCCCAATTCTCGCTGCACCCATTACTGGCAACAATTTCAACATGGGTGGTGCACTGAATGAAGAAGAATGGGCTGAGGCTATAATTCAAGGTTGCCTCACGGAAGGGTCCTTAGGGTGCACGGGTGATGCGCCAGACCCTGCAATGTATAATACGGGTGCGGGGGTCGTTGCAAAAGCTCAAGGTCGTGGTATTCCGTTTATAAAACCGAGAGAGCTAGATGAAGTGCCCAAATACCTTCGTCGAGCCGAGGAAGCAGGCGCCGTTGCGGTGGGCATGGACATAGATGCGGCGGGCCTAGTTACTATAGCTGTCGGTCCAAAAACTAAAGAGGAAATGAAAACGATTATTTCCAGCACGTCGTTGCCGTTTATCATCAAAGGAATCATGACGGTGGATGAGGCAATAATAGCGATAGAAGCTGGTGCTGCAGGGATTGTCGTCTCTAATCACGGCGGGCGGGTGCTCGATCATACGCCAGGAACAGCTGAGGTTGTGTCAGAAATCGTTGCGATAGTGGATGGAAGAATTCCTGTCATTGTTGACGGTGGAGTTAGGTCGGGAACTGATGTTTTAAAAATGCTGGCATTAGGTGCTGACGCGGTCCTAATTGGAAGGCCACTTGTTATTGCCGCTTATGGTGGAGGCGCAGAGGGGGTTGCCCTAGCGATTAGAAGAATGACAAAAGAACTAAAACAAGCCATGCTTTTGACAGGATGCGCAACGCTTGACGACATAAACCTTAATGTGTTGTCGTAA
- the rpoN gene encoding RNA polymerase factor sigma-54 — protein MRLGYGLSLEQTQKLIMTPELRQAITILQLSALELSTYVEEQLLENPLLETQEESPDTKEEAEPPVERESSLEEKWEVDWQDYFHDQDENSVRQERVVLDEKQRMDPFIAAAPTLLEHLMEQLHVQKVTDSSLHVAEYIVGNLNDKGYLMLSLEEIARETNVSLETAEKALVFVQSLDPLGVGARNLEECLRLQLPLLPDYPSELSEFLKYLEDLAAGRLQRIAHALKIPLNRVQELADLVRKLDPKPGLRFSGPGDVRYVVPDVVIEEIEGEFIILVNDITVPRLGINKAYRDALSHDEGTDTRKFVEQKLNAAAWLIRSIEQRRLTLYKVADAIVRWQTEFLRHGPRHLKPLTLRDIAEEIGVHESTVSRATSHKYVQTPKGIYEFKFFFANSIGRGHNNDSSVTTESIKLALRDIIASENLKSPYSDQKLADLLKTKNMEISRRTVAKYRDELGIAAASVRKRY, from the coding sequence GTGCGGTTAGGGTATGGCTTGAGTCTAGAGCAAACTCAGAAACTTATTATGACTCCGGAATTGCGCCAAGCAATTACTATTTTACAGTTGTCCGCACTCGAACTTTCCACGTATGTTGAGGAGCAGCTGCTGGAAAATCCCTTACTGGAAACTCAGGAAGAAAGTCCAGATACAAAAGAGGAAGCAGAGCCCCCTGTGGAACGGGAAAGCTCGTTAGAGGAGAAATGGGAAGTAGATTGGCAGGATTATTTCCATGATCAGGATGAGAATAGTGTTCGTCAGGAACGAGTGGTTTTAGATGAAAAACAACGGATGGACCCCTTTATAGCTGCGGCACCTACTCTCTTAGAACACTTGATGGAACAACTCCATGTCCAAAAGGTTACGGACTCTTCTTTACACGTAGCAGAGTATATTGTTGGAAATTTGAATGACAAGGGTTATCTAATGTTATCGTTAGAAGAGATTGCTCGTGAAACTAATGTTTCTCTCGAAACGGCTGAAAAAGCTCTTGTCTTCGTTCAAAGTCTTGATCCTTTGGGGGTGGGAGCAAGGAATTTAGAGGAGTGTCTTCGATTACAGTTACCACTCCTTCCAGACTATCCCTCGGAATTATCGGAATTTTTAAAGTACCTCGAAGATTTGGCGGCCGGGCGGCTACAACGGATTGCCCATGCCCTGAAAATCCCTTTAAATCGTGTTCAAGAATTGGCTGATTTAGTACGTAAACTGGATCCCAAGCCAGGTCTTCGTTTTTCTGGACCTGGAGATGTGCGCTACGTCGTTCCAGATGTGGTTATTGAGGAGATCGAAGGCGAGTTTATTATCCTGGTCAATGATATTACGGTACCCCGCTTAGGGATCAACAAGGCCTACCGTGACGCTTTAAGTCATGATGAGGGAACGGATACTCGCAAATTTGTAGAACAAAAACTCAATGCTGCGGCTTGGCTCATTCGTAGCATTGAACAGCGACGCCTAACGCTTTACAAAGTGGCAGATGCTATTGTAAGATGGCAAACAGAATTCCTTCGCCATGGACCCCGTCACCTAAAACCACTTACATTAAGAGATATTGCCGAGGAAATTGGAGTTCATGAGTCAACTGTCAGCCGGGCGACTTCTCATAAATATGTTCAAACTCCTAAGGGTATTTATGAATTTAAATTCTTCTTTGCTAATAGCATTGGGCGAGGGCATAATAACGACTCAAGTGTCACAACCGAGAGCATCAAACTAGCCTTGCGCGATATCATTGCTTCTGAAAATCTCAAAAGTCCTTATTCTGATCAAAAATTAGCGGATCTTCTCAAAACCAAGAATATGGAGATTTCCAGGCGAACGGTTGCTAAGTACCGAGACGAGTTGGGGATTGCGGCGGCCTCTGTGAGGAAGAGGTATTAA
- a CDS encoding B12-binding domain-containing radical SAM protein, whose product MRVLLVALNAKYVHTNLALRYLREEIVAVYQDVLLREFSINEHLERIAGEIYEAKADVIGFSCYIWNLREIVALIRHLRPVCPNVRFVIGGPEVSFEAEAFLHDHPEVDALVLGEGEKTFLELLQTWQKGSNLSHVAGIAWTNGGTIVVNPPRLVSLNLNDFPPLYTEYEDFTGRLVYVETTRGCPFNCQYCLSSTFQGVRFLEPERFRKMFRQLLENGARTIKFVDRTFNANKRHAFRILNIVREESESLPDAGRVRVHCEIAGDLLDEEWMEYFRTYPKGLIQLEIGVQSTHEQTLEIVSRPQNFGEWKKYIPEMKALGIPLHLDLIVGLPEENWTNFRTSFNDVYIVKPDMLQLGFLKVLKGSGLRQNGDCYGLVFTPDPPYTILETKVLSHGEILQLHRMEDLLDKYYNSGKFAHALNEALELFSTPFDFYHLFAEFWQQRGWFQRQWQGKALFDKLWEFIEAVYDPKMKGNLEVVSWEKLRESLRFDYFLWERPNFIPDYLSVEASAETEEKAGQWKAKQEEIRRNDYWKRVIPEFTEIDRRQWNRNTAVAYFSTDVLNVGESYRPSWYLFHYQQGKVKVYRYEGLNGVQ is encoded by the coding sequence TTGCGTGTTCTTTTGGTTGCCCTCAATGCTAAATATGTCCATACGAATCTAGCCCTTCGCTATTTGCGAGAAGAAATCGTCGCTGTTTACCAGGACGTTTTGCTGCGGGAATTCAGCATAAACGAACACCTCGAGCGAATTGCGGGGGAAATCTATGAAGCCAAGGCAGATGTCATTGGCTTTTCGTGTTATATTTGGAACCTCCGAGAAATCGTGGCTCTGATCAGGCATCTTCGCCCTGTTTGTCCAAATGTGCGGTTTGTTATAGGGGGCCCGGAAGTATCGTTCGAGGCCGAGGCGTTTCTTCACGACCATCCGGAGGTGGATGCGCTTGTTCTGGGAGAAGGGGAAAAGACATTTTTGGAGTTGCTGCAGACGTGGCAGAAAGGCTCGAATCTATCTCATGTTGCCGGAATTGCATGGACAAATGGCGGAACGATTGTTGTCAATCCTCCGAGACTAGTCTCTTTGAATTTAAATGATTTCCCACCTCTCTATACGGAGTATGAAGACTTCACAGGTCGGCTTGTCTATGTGGAAACGACTAGGGGATGTCCGTTCAACTGCCAGTATTGCTTGTCCTCAACCTTTCAGGGGGTTCGATTTTTGGAGCCTGAGCGATTCCGCAAGATGTTTCGCCAATTACTAGAAAACGGTGCTCGCACGATAAAATTTGTAGATCGAACGTTTAATGCCAACAAGCGTCATGCATTTCGGATTTTGAACATCGTGCGGGAAGAAAGCGAAAGTCTTCCGGATGCTGGAAGGGTGCGCGTTCACTGCGAAATAGCAGGGGATCTCCTGGATGAGGAGTGGATGGAGTATTTTAGGACCTATCCCAAGGGCTTAATCCAATTAGAAATAGGGGTACAGTCAACACACGAACAGACCCTTGAAATAGTTTCGCGTCCGCAAAACTTTGGGGAGTGGAAAAAATATATACCAGAAATGAAGGCCTTAGGGATACCACTTCATCTTGACTTGATCGTGGGATTACCAGAGGAGAACTGGACGAACTTTCGAACATCCTTTAACGATGTCTATATAGTAAAACCTGATATGTTGCAGCTAGGCTTTTTAAAAGTCCTTAAAGGATCGGGACTTCGCCAGAACGGGGATTGTTATGGTCTCGTTTTCACACCAGACCCACCGTATACAATTCTAGAAACTAAGGTCTTGTCACATGGTGAAATACTTCAATTACATCGCATGGAAGATCTTCTTGATAAATATTATAATTCTGGGAAGTTTGCGCACGCCTTGAATGAAGCTCTGGAACTCTTTTCTACTCCTTTTGATTTTTACCATTTGTTTGCTGAGTTTTGGCAGCAAAGAGGGTGGTTTCAACGGCAATGGCAGGGAAAAGCACTCTTTGACAAATTGTGGGAATTCATTGAGGCGGTTTATGATCCGAAGATGAAGGGGAATCTTGAGGTGGTTTCGTGGGAGAAACTCCGCGAATCATTGCGCTTTGATTATTTCTTGTGGGAGCGCCCAAACTTCATCCCTGACTATCTAAGTGTCGAAGCGAGCGCAGAAACTGAAGAAAAGGCAGGTCAGTGGAAGGCCAAGCAGGAAGAGATTCGCAGAAATGATTATTGGAAGCGAGTAATTCCAGAGTTCACAGAAATTGACCGACGTCAATGGAACCGCAACACAGCAGTGGCCTATTTCAGCACAGATGTCTTAAATGTGGGTGAATCCTACAGGCCAAGTTGGTATCTTTTCCATTATCAACAGGGAAAAGTAAAGGTCTATCGGTACGAAGGTTTGAATGGAGTGCAGTGA
- a CDS encoding extracellular solute-binding protein, with product MAIFLLVTGCASAPQAGQPGGLAPAVVDIWHSLQGSEADALQTQVQTITKAHPEVMIKLNYVPEQTFVAFAYQAEAGGEGPELFIASRENLRQLYAQGALAPTAYSDHEGFPAALANFRFGGKEYALPWLTDVPLLYFRTDTASVPVNLADLFTAKGGLSVVATDFATLSAWWSGQGGRLMNGGNPSLEDPNNLAFLQELSTWKNAKVLRIDASALSAFAGGQTPYLVAGASSAKLLTQQNVPWGSVPLSDLAGGQGQPLLGTTLGIANSQIKTNETMMQAIQTVEKALLTPDVEGAMLQAGRLLPANMGYYRSPEVQKGVFPQANLAFTKAWALEGTAPEWKLIPLQDKAWGDVLAGNATPENALASAQGQAGNTLSKAQP from the coding sequence GTGGCGATATTCTTACTTGTTACTGGGTGTGCCAGTGCACCTCAGGCGGGACAGCCGGGCGGTTTGGCTCCGGCAGTAGTAGATATTTGGCATTCCCTACAAGGGTCAGAGGCGGATGCGCTACAGACGCAAGTTCAAACGATTACGAAGGCACATCCCGAGGTAATGATCAAACTAAACTATGTGCCAGAACAAACCTTTGTAGCCTTCGCTTATCAAGCTGAAGCAGGTGGTGAAGGGCCCGAACTATTCATTGCTTCTAGGGAGAATCTACGTCAACTTTATGCACAAGGGGCATTGGCACCTACTGCATATTCTGATCATGAGGGGTTTCCAGCTGCCTTGGCAAACTTCCGATTTGGGGGAAAGGAGTACGCACTTCCTTGGTTGACAGATGTCCCTTTGCTCTATTTTAGAACGGATACAGCCAGTGTTCCGGTTAATTTAGCGGATCTTTTCACAGCTAAAGGAGGGCTTTCCGTCGTCGCTACAGATTTTGCAACACTGTCGGCTTGGTGGAGTGGGCAAGGCGGGCGGCTAATGAATGGGGGGAATCCAAGTTTAGAGGATCCCAATAATCTTGCATTTTTGCAAGAACTCTCAACTTGGAAAAACGCCAAAGTACTTCGCATCGATGCATCGGCACTTTCTGCCTTTGCCGGTGGGCAAACGCCCTATTTAGTCGCGGGCGCAAGTTCAGCTAAACTCTTAACTCAGCAAAATGTACCCTGGGGGAGTGTGCCACTTTCTGATTTGGCGGGTGGGCAAGGACAGCCGCTTTTAGGAACGACACTGGGAATCGCCAATTCTCAGATCAAGACGAATGAAACAATGATGCAGGCGATTCAAACCGTTGAAAAAGCACTACTCACGCCAGATGTGGAAGGAGCTATGTTGCAAGCAGGGCGTCTTCTTCCAGCCAACATGGGGTACTATCGAAGTCCTGAGGTCCAGAAAGGGGTCTTTCCACAGGCGAATCTTGCTTTTACTAAAGCGTGGGCTTTAGAAGGAACTGCCCCAGAGTGGAAGTTGATTCCATTGCAGGATAAAGCGTGGGGTGATGTCCTTGCAGGAAATGCCACTCCAGAGAATGCACTGGCTAGTGCGCAAGGGCAAGCAGGAAACACCTTATCAAAGGCGCAACCTTAA
- the whiA gene encoding DNA-binding protein WhiA, translating into MSFSAVTKEELARLSGQKSCCDMAELAALVRMDGTLQISANQQYALNVTTESAPVARKIYHLAKDVLGRPVDIVVRRKLRLRKNNSYMVRIYPRGLEDLQNLGLVDAEGQIYPGIAPNLIKKRCDQKAYLRGAFLAGGSINNPEGTYHLEIVSNDEQHAKALCQLINHFKLGAKVSMRKHWYVVYIKESERIVEFIGSIGAHHALLEFENVRVLKDVRNQVNRLVNCETANLDKIVDAAVRQLENIQLIAQKIGLHSLPPQLQHMAELRLEYPDASLKELGEMLKPKVGKSGVNHRMRKIDELAERIRKQ; encoded by the coding sequence TTGTCCTTTAGCGCTGTTACCAAAGAGGAACTTGCACGCTTAAGCGGTCAGAAGTCCTGTTGTGATATGGCGGAACTGGCGGCTTTAGTACGCATGGATGGAACGCTCCAAATCAGTGCCAATCAGCAGTACGCTTTGAATGTGACCACGGAGAGTGCTCCAGTAGCTCGCAAAATCTACCACTTGGCTAAGGATGTATTGGGGCGCCCCGTGGATATTGTAGTTCGACGCAAACTTCGACTTCGCAAAAATAATTCGTACATGGTTAGAATCTATCCTCGTGGGTTGGAAGACCTACAAAATCTGGGTCTTGTTGACGCAGAGGGGCAGATTTATCCAGGGATAGCTCCTAATCTAATCAAAAAACGCTGTGATCAAAAAGCGTATTTACGAGGAGCCTTTTTGGCAGGAGGTTCGATTAATAATCCGGAAGGTACCTATCACTTGGAGATTGTCAGTAATGATGAGCAACATGCCAAAGCGTTGTGTCAGTTGATTAATCATTTTAAATTAGGGGCCAAAGTGAGCATGCGTAAGCATTGGTATGTCGTATATATCAAAGAAAGTGAACGGATAGTAGAGTTTATTGGCTCTATAGGTGCACATCATGCCCTTTTGGAATTTGAAAATGTTCGCGTTCTCAAGGATGTTAGGAATCAGGTAAACCGCCTAGTCAATTGTGAGACCGCTAATCTTGATAAAATTGTCGATGCCGCTGTGCGGCAGCTTGAGAACATTCAACTTATTGCACAGAAGATAGGGTTGCACTCCTTGCCGCCCCAACTTCAACATATGGCGGAGCTCCGTCTGGAATATCCTGATGCTAGTTTAAAAGAACTGGGAGAAATGCTAAAGCCAAAAGTCGGGAAATCCGGCGTCAATCACCGAATGAGAAAGATCGATGAATTAGCTGAGCGCATCAGGAAGCAATAA
- a CDS encoding gluconeogenesis factor YvcK family protein, translated as MNSEKREGFSRYLKWLYPNLKVKRWFILAVLGIFLFATGFAVMNDGVALGYAELQFREVIYQITGSAQHTAVPTGAVISLFGIFAIIIGFKRMLYSIISSVLPDNEGRIVDMIYARHHLRRGPKIVVVGGGTGLSALLRGLKQYTCNLTAIVTVSDDGGSSGKLRHDMGIQPPGDVRNCLVALADTEDIMDTLFSYRFESGALQGHSLGNLLLAGLTDTFGDFQKGIEQVSKVFAIRGKVFPSTLEQVVLIADLEDGTRIAGETAVRDTEGKIHRVYLEPSNCTPLPEAMKALEEADLIVLGPGSLYTSVLPNLLVEGLREKIREVNAPCVYVCNVMTEKGETDGYRVSDHLKAILDHCGSGFVNAVLATKGEITAPILKRYVQEEAVPVIADPKQVERLGAKYFEANLVQEGNVVRHDSDRLAKELIRLLFRLKPMGERIALVDAYLLTQKLREDS; from the coding sequence ATGAACTCTGAAAAACGTGAGGGATTTTCACGTTATCTGAAATGGCTCTATCCCAATCTGAAAGTGAAAAGATGGTTTATTCTTGCAGTTCTGGGCATCTTTCTCTTCGCAACGGGGTTTGCAGTCATGAATGATGGAGTGGCACTTGGCTACGCGGAGTTGCAGTTCAGAGAAGTTATTTATCAAATAACAGGCAGTGCTCAACACACGGCAGTACCAACGGGAGCCGTCATCAGTCTGTTTGGGATTTTTGCAATCATTATAGGTTTTAAACGCATGCTCTATTCCATTATTTCGTCCGTACTGCCAGATAACGAGGGAAGAATCGTGGATATGATTTATGCCCGCCATCATTTACGCAGAGGACCGAAGATTGTAGTGGTTGGGGGGGGGACCGGGCTCTCAGCTCTTCTGCGCGGACTTAAGCAATATACGTGTAATCTAACGGCCATTGTGACAGTTTCCGATGATGGTGGGAGTTCAGGGAAATTGCGGCATGATATGGGTATCCAACCTCCGGGAGATGTACGAAATTGCCTGGTTGCTTTGGCTGATACCGAGGATATTATGGACACACTCTTCTCTTATCGTTTTGAAAGCGGAGCACTTCAGGGTCATAGTTTAGGAAACCTCCTTCTGGCAGGACTTACGGATACCTTTGGGGATTTTCAAAAGGGTATCGAACAGGTCAGTAAAGTGTTTGCAATTCGCGGAAAGGTGTTTCCCTCCACTTTGGAGCAAGTCGTGCTCATAGCAGATTTAGAAGACGGTACCCGTATAGCAGGGGAGACTGCGGTTCGAGATACTGAGGGGAAAATTCACCGAGTTTACCTTGAACCCAGTAATTGTACTCCCTTACCTGAAGCCATGAAGGCTCTCGAAGAAGCCGATCTTATTGTTCTGGGTCCAGGAAGCCTCTATACGAGTGTTTTACCGAATCTTTTGGTAGAGGGCCTCAGAGAAAAAATTCGAGAAGTGAATGCCCCTTGTGTCTATGTGTGTAATGTTATGACGGAAAAAGGGGAAACGGATGGTTATCGGGTGTCAGACCACCTTAAGGCAATTCTGGACCATTGCGGTTCAGGCTTTGTCAATGCAGTACTTGCCACTAAGGGAGAAATTACGGCCCCAATTCTAAAACGTTACGTCCAGGAAGAAGCTGTTCCAGTCATTGCAGATCCTAAACAGGTTGAGCGATTAGGGGCAAAGTATTTTGAAGCTAACTTAGTGCAAGAGGGGAATGTGGTCCGTCACGACTCGGATCGGTTAGCGAAGGAACTGATTCGTTTGCTTTTTCGCTTAAAACCCATGGGAGAGCGTATTGCATTAGTGGATGCTTATTTGCTCACCCAGAAGCTCCGCGAGGATTCTTAG
- the rapZ gene encoding RNase adapter RapZ, with protein sequence MDNHELELVVITGLSGAGRTQSMQSLEDQGFFCVDNLPPTFLVKFAELCAQSQGKVSKAAIVCDLRGGEFFSSLSEALNNLEKEGFHLEVLFLDASDETLIRRYKESRRRHPLSPQGRVLDGIQAERQQLEELRIRADNIIDTSNLSAQQLRSQVAELFSRAQGLEQMAVSVISFGFKYGIPLDADLVMDVRFLPNPFYVEMLRPLTGEHTLVQDYVFGNRIAQEFMEKYLALLEYILPNYVIEGKTHLVIGIGCTGGQHRSVAIAERVGQFLIERDYAISVKHRDSQRNQKGGTAR encoded by the coding sequence ATGGATAATCATGAATTAGAGCTTGTTGTCATCACCGGTTTATCTGGCGCGGGAAGAACTCAATCTATGCAGAGTCTGGAGGACCAGGGGTTTTTCTGTGTGGATAATTTACCGCCCACCTTTCTTGTGAAATTTGCGGAACTTTGTGCCCAGTCCCAAGGAAAGGTTTCCAAAGCCGCGATTGTGTGTGATCTGCGTGGAGGGGAGTTTTTTTCCTCTCTGAGTGAGGCCTTGAACAATCTGGAGAAGGAGGGTTTTCATCTCGAAGTTCTCTTTCTAGATGCCTCAGATGAAACGTTAATTCGTCGTTACAAAGAATCTCGGCGTCGGCATCCTCTTTCTCCGCAAGGACGAGTCCTGGACGGAATACAGGCCGAGCGACAGCAATTAGAGGAGCTTAGAATCCGAGCTGACAATATTATTGACACATCTAACTTAAGTGCTCAGCAACTACGCAGCCAAGTAGCCGAGCTGTTCTCAAGAGCACAGGGTCTGGAACAAATGGCTGTTTCAGTGATATCCTTTGGCTTTAAATATGGAATTCCTTTGGATGCTGACCTAGTCATGGATGTGCGGTTTCTACCAAATCCGTTTTATGTCGAAATGCTACGGCCGTTGACCGGTGAGCACACGTTGGTACAAGATTATGTCTTTGGAAATCGAATAGCTCAGGAATTTATGGAAAAATATTTGGCCTTACTCGAGTACATCCTTCCGAACTATGTTATCGAAGGAAAAACCCACTTGGTTATCGGAATTGGCTGTACAGGCGGGCAACATCGCTCCGTGGCTATAGCAGAACGAGTCGGACAATTTTTAATCGAACGCGATTATGCCATTAGTGTTAAACACCGGGACTCTCAAAGAAATCAAAAAGGTGGAACGGCGAGATGA
- a CDS encoding polysaccharide deacetylase family protein produces the protein MWTKHQQKWRVILVMLVLLTGVYLSGCQPTKQTQEGVPGLETTVPSPSPTPELGSERKETPRPPEIPQASTSGQKEKVDPKLSTETSPLVPVDESDNNPAPTPPPALPQTPIHPYYDLGGAPPSAPGLAMRVRVFNVEPPKIAYLTFDDGPYPGTTPRILKILQDEGVKATFFVLGGQVERYPDLLKAEFEQGQGIGNHSYSHDYRSLYRSPEAFLAEIKQTEELIFRTIGTRPQIVRAPGGTQGHFHVNYYNALDAADYLIYDWNVSSGDTAAPLVPANQLIHNIETQVPGKSRIIILMHDAGAKVTTVDALPQIIEYLKQQGYTFGVLTPKVAPILFPGGFHS, from the coding sequence ATGTGGACTAAACACCAACAGAAATGGCGCGTAATTCTTGTGATGTTGGTGCTTCTGACAGGTGTATATCTGAGCGGGTGTCAGCCGACTAAGCAAACTCAAGAGGGAGTTCCTGGATTGGAGACGACTGTGCCTTCCCCTTCCCCTACACCAGAGTTGGGCAGTGAAAGGAAAGAAACACCTCGTCCTCCGGAAATACCGCAGGCTTCAACCTCAGGACAGAAAGAGAAAGTGGATCCAAAACTAAGTACCGAAACATCCCCGTTAGTTCCAGTGGATGAGAGTGACAACAACCCTGCGCCTACACCCCCACCGGCTCTCCCCCAAACCCCGATTCACCCTTATTATGATTTGGGTGGAGCGCCGCCGAGTGCACCCGGTCTAGCTATGCGAGTGAGAGTGTTTAATGTAGAGCCTCCAAAGATAGCCTATTTGACCTTTGATGACGGTCCCTATCCAGGAACGACCCCTCGAATCCTTAAGATTCTTCAAGATGAGGGAGTTAAAGCGACCTTTTTTGTCCTGGGGGGGCAAGTAGAGCGGTATCCAGACCTCTTGAAAGCCGAATTTGAACAGGGGCAGGGAATCGGAAATCATAGTTATTCCCATGATTATCGTTCGCTTTATCGCAGTCCAGAAGCTTTTTTGGCAGAGATCAAACAAACAGAAGAACTCATTTTTAGAACAATTGGGACCCGCCCCCAAATTGTGCGGGCACCCGGAGGAACTCAGGGTCATTTTCATGTGAATTACTACAATGCACTTGATGCCGCGGATTACTTAATCTATGATTGGAATGTCAGCAGCGGAGATACTGCAGCTCCTCTCGTCCCGGCAAATCAACTCATTCATAATATTGAAACTCAAGTGCCCGGTAAGTCGCGGATTATTATCTTGATGCATGATGCCGGGGCAAAGGTCACAACGGTGGACGCTCTTCCTCAGATAATAGAGTACCTCAAACAGCAGGGGTACACCTTTGGGGTACTTACTCCAAAAGTCGCTCCAATCCTCTTCCCTGGTGGATTTCATAGCTGA
- a CDS encoding Cof-type HAD-IIB family hydrolase: MAIRLVAMDLDDTLLRDDWTISPRVVNAIQKAQAQGVKMTIATGRMPISTRPYAEQLGLDVPVITYHGAMIQQALSGDILYRRVIPSAVAAEIVQDVLSLGAHAQVYLRNRVIVQELNKWSQKYEQIASVHIEEADLFSLLSQEPEGIEKILLMAEESELDQLAPSLRQRYGDKVHITKSKPTFLEMTDCSVNKGVALAALAQLFGIHQEDVMAIGDSFNDLEMIKYAGIGVAMGNARTEIKDLANIVTSTNEEDGVAEAIERFVLNKI; encoded by the coding sequence TTGGCGATTCGTTTAGTAGCAATGGATTTGGATGACACATTGCTTAGGGATGATTGGACTATTTCTCCGCGTGTGGTAAACGCAATTCAAAAAGCTCAGGCCCAAGGAGTCAAAATGACGATTGCAACGGGGCGGATGCCTATTTCGACACGTCCTTATGCAGAACAACTAGGGCTAGATGTCCCTGTAATCACCTATCATGGGGCGATGATTCAACAGGCTTTAAGCGGTGATATACTATATAGGCGCGTGATCCCCAGCGCTGTGGCTGCCGAAATCGTTCAGGATGTTTTGTCACTGGGAGCGCATGCCCAAGTTTACCTTAGAAATCGTGTCATTGTGCAGGAACTCAATAAATGGTCACAGAAGTATGAGCAAATTGCGAGTGTTCATATTGAGGAAGCAGATTTATTTAGTTTACTTTCTCAGGAACCAGAAGGGATAGAGAAAATTCTTCTTATGGCGGAGGAATCAGAACTAGATCAGTTAGCTCCTTCGCTGAGACAACGCTATGGAGACAAAGTGCATATTACAAAATCTAAGCCCACTTTCCTGGAAATGACGGATTGCTCTGTGAATAAAGGCGTCGCTTTGGCTGCTTTGGCACAGCTCTTTGGTATACACCAGGAAGATGTTATGGCGATCGGTGACAGCTTTAACGACTTAGAAATGATTAAATATGCTGGCATTGGTGTAGCCATGGGAAACGCCCGAACGGAAATTAAAGACCTGGCAAATATCGTCACTTCTACAAATGAGGAAGATGGGGTGGCAGAGGCCATTGAACGATTTGTTTTGAATAAAATTTAA